Proteins found in one Aethina tumida isolate Nest 87 chromosome 1, icAetTumi1.1, whole genome shotgun sequence genomic segment:
- the LOC109596965 gene encoding (E3-independent) E2 ubiquitin-conjugating enzyme isoform X3 gives MSGAGEKTAVKEFYANDIVYKLNKRKRVTFGVVQDSYEGSSDVDDFNALQKGQIRVVWSTSCREQVWNQNKVRLMNRSIIPGDIVRRLVKGKETQRGYCKETKQLATLQIVGTDKIIEHVASDRLQGLRPFQVEDAVCLDDKFGRIENVEQLITMQSKCGSIVEVLTSINHELEDYWLAKRNRVGFDMYYPGQEVICVPANLDQPHWLRRSRCIKRGAQSRQRFTIQAVEDVVVEVAWCGDTTHFAEVVADDVKRLKVLERPSDTCLELNERKLLKLGVSDVLLTKKQWSRKMAQMCRAETGNGGGVKVRHVVGGCNNKTIPKMRAPVSPYSPPPSETQSEEFAADEDWWTEEGELSDEEDCISTSSPISGTTKHNRRHYPPKPRELVPGNTLAVEVVYVESKVTVVWQDGTVEKDVPSTQLYYSISLDDHEFFPGEWVVHDHKKLEEDKPEMYGVIQSVDYLERTTTVKWFEYSKEMNQPMDVSITEMSVYDLKKHPKFAFRPGSIVKAKPTQPDKMGKVIDSCVEGYVKVMWLDHTLEDCWPQNIELIPDSDELDFSDSSDDEDGTSSFGRVHIDSWETESVESYAGDAGEETALQNMAARLDFVRSRILFLREAFRQHTIADNFSFLKDLLLIYDNSSYLDKLLGTSFFSLKSKHFQTLLMQAKEKARNLGVELRGRLFNTETGQVPSLPRSTAKIAEKENINKLIKLEHRMNAEIEKKDDSTNKDKDNNTSTVTTPSAESNFEITQENLCIELLSMLKIRMDLAYAEIISRIGGVQALSVMTKASTNITTPPMSSTPWPTSMPSTPEDTQLPNPLKMTLPPTPPGSAKEQSSMADAHAEGYRMLDDPSPLHHYCASKFEAQDLKSLMKAINKELKLLQESLPPGVWVRSYSSRLDLLSVMIRGPAKTPYEDGLFLFDIQLSQNYPRSPPLVHYISYSSERLNPNLYVEGKVCVSLLGTWMGRGTEVWGPNSTLLQLIVSIQGLILVAEPYYNEAGYEKQTDTQQGYENSRTYNELVVLKLVQSMTEMLQSPLDIFKEEILMHFSEHGKLLCNRLERFCSDTDPSKPDYPLLPVSKGLKLSLNAAISNFKDVLKKVLAQAEK, from the exons ATGAGCGGTGCGGGTGAAAAGACCGCGGTCAAAGAGTTCTATGCGAACGACATCGTTTACAAATTGAACAAACGAAAACGCGTCACATTCGGTGTCGTTCAAGATTCGTATGAGGGTTCGTCGGATGTAGACGACTTCAATGCACTGCAAAAGGGCCAGATCAGGGTGGTGTGGAGCACCAGTTGCCGGGAACAGGTCTGGAATCAGAATAAGGTTCGGTTGATGAACAGGAGCATTATTCCGGGCGATATTGTCAGGCGCTTGGTGAAGGGAAAAGAAACACAAAGAGGATATTGCAAAGAAACTAAGCAATTGGCTACTTTACAAATTGTGGGAACTGATAAAATAATCGAACATGTTGCCAGTGATAGGTTGCAGGGGTTGAGACCCTTTCAAGTTGAGGATGCTGTCTGTCTCGATGATAAATTTGGCAGGATTGAG AATGTGGAACAGTTGATTACAATGCAATCAAAATGTGGATCCATAGTGGAAGTTTTAACAAGTATCAATCACGAGTTGGAGGATTACTGGCTGGCAAAGAGGAACCGAGTTGGATTTGACATGTATTATCCAGGGCAAGAAGTG ATATGCGTGCCTGCCAATTTGGACCAGCCACACTGGTTGCGTCGATCTCGATGCATCAAGCGCGGTGCTCAGTCAAGACAACGTTTCACCATCCAGGCAGTTGAAGATGTGGTCGTTGAAGTAGCTTGGTGCGGCGATACCACTCATTTTGCTGAAGTGGTCGCCGACGACGTTAAACGTTTGAAAGTTTTGGAACGGCCGAGTGACACTTGTCTCGAATTGAATGAGCGGAAATTATTGAAGCTGGGCGTCAGCGATGTGCTACTGACTAAGAAGCAATGGAGCAGGAAGATGGCTCAGATGTGCAGAGCGGAGACGGGCAATGGGGGTGGAGTCAAAGTTAGACATGTGGTTGGCGGATGCAACAACAAAAC GATACCAAAGATGCGCGCCCCTGTTTCGCCATACTCGCCGCCACCATCAGAAACACAGTCGGAGGAGTTTGCAGCCGATGAAGATTGGTGGACAGAGGAAGGCGAACTGTCCGACGAAGAGGATTGTATAAGTACGTCGTCGCCGATTAGCGGTACAACCAAACACAATCGCCGTCATTATCCGCCGAAACCGAGAGAACTCGTGCCAGGCAACACTTTGGCGGTTGAAGTGGTATATGTAGAGTCGAAGGTTACGGTAGTATGGCAGGATGGCACCGTCGAAAAAGATGTTCCTTCCACGCAGCTCTACTACTCCATTTCATTGGACGATCACGAATTCTTTCCTGGAGAGTGGGTCGTTCACGATCACAAAAAATTGGAAGAAGACAAGCCCGAGATGTATGGCGTTATACAGTCTGTTGATTATTTGGAGAGGACGACGACGGTCAAATGGTTTGAATACTCCAAGGAAATGAATCAGCCTATGGATGTTTCCATCACTGAAATGTCCGTTTACGATTTAAAGAAACATCCAAAGTTCGCTTTCAGACCCGGAAGTATCGTTAAGGCAAAACCAACACAACCGGATAAAATGGGAAAAGTCATTGACAGTTGTGTAGAA gggTACGTAAAAGTAATGTGGCTCGATCACACCTTGGAGGACTGTTGGCCGCAAAATATAGAACTGATTCCCGATTCCGACGAATTGGATTTTTCCGATTCATCAGACGACGAAGACGGCACATCCAGCTTCGGACGCGTCCACATCGACTCGTGGGAGACCGAAAGCGTGGAATCGTATGCAGGGGACGCCGGTGAAGAAACTGCCCTTCAAAACATGGCTGCACGACTGGATTTCGTCAGGAGTCGCATATTATTTCTCAGGGAGGCTTTTCGGCAACACACCATTGCAGATAATTTTTCG tttttgaaGGATCTTTTACTCATTTACGACAACTCCAGTTATTTGGACAAACTACTGGGCACATCCTTCTTTAGTCTAAAGAGCAAACATTTCCAGACACTTTTGATGCAGGCGAAGGAGAAGGCACGAAACTTGGGAGTAGAGTTGCGGGGTCGTTTGTTTAACACCGAAACTGGTCAAGTTCCTTCGCTGCCGAGAAGCACGGCTAAAATAGCCGAAAAGGAAAACATTAATAAGCTGATAAAACTGGAGCACAGGATGAACGCCGAAATCGAAAAGAAAGACGATTCGACTAATAAAGACAAAGATAATAATACGAGTACTGTTACAACGCCGTCCGCGGAAAGTAATTTCGAAATAACACAGGAGAATCTCTGCATAGAATTGCTATCCATGCTCAAAATACGTATGGATTTGGCATACGCGGAGATAATTAGTAGGATTGGCGGTGTTCAAGCGTTGAGTGTAATGACGAAAGCATCAACTAACATTACGACACCGCCGATGAGCAGCACTCCCTGGCCGACAAGTATGCCCTCAACCCCTGAAGACACACAATTGCCTAATCCGTTGAAGATGACTCTGCCACCGACTCCGCCCGGGTCGGCGAAAGAACAATCATCTATGGCGGACGCACACGCTGAAGGCTACAGAATGCTGGACGACCCGTCACCCCTCCATCATTATTGCGCAAGCAAGTTTGAGGCGCAAGATCTGAAATCACTGATGAAAGCTATCAATAAGGAGCTGAAGTTGCTGCAGGAATCGCTCCCACCGGGAGTTTGGGTGAGATCATATAGCAGCCGGTTGGATCTTTTGTCGGTAATGATTCGTGGACCGGCCAAAACGCCCTACGAGGACGGCCTCTTTTTGTTCGACATCCAACTGAGCCAGAACTATCCAAGGTCGCCGCCGTTGGTTCATTACATAAGCTACAGTTCGGAGAGACTCAATCCTAATTTGTATGTTGAGGGGAAGGTTTGTGTCTCGTTGTTGGGCACGTGGATGGGTCGAGGCACTGAAGTTTGGGGACCGAACAGCACTTTGCTCCAGCTGATCGTGTCGATTCAGGGTCTGATTTTGGTGGCGGAGCCCTATTACAACGAGGCGGGTTACGAGAAGCAAACGGACACGCAGCAGGGCTACGAAAACTCCCGCACTTATAACGAATTGGTCGTGCTCAAATTGGTGCAGTCAATGACCGAAATGCTCCAGTCACCGCTCGATATCTTCAAGGAAGAAATTTTGATGCATTTCTCAGAGCACGGGAAGCTGTTGTGCAATCGGTTGGAGCGGTTCTGCAGCGACACTGATCCGTCCAAGCCGGATTATCCTTTGTTGCCGGTCAGTAAAGGATTGAAGTTATCTCTTAACGCTGCGATAAGTAATTTCAAGGATGTGCTCAAAAAGGTGCTTGCGCAGGCCGAAAAATAA
- the LOC109596965 gene encoding (E3-independent) E2 ubiquitin-conjugating enzyme UBE2O isoform X2: protein MSGAGEKTAVKEFYANDIVYKLNKRKRVTFGVVQDSYEGSSDVDDFNALQKGQIRVVWSTSCREQVWNQNKVRLMNRSIIPGDIVRRLVKGKETQRGYCKETKQLATLQIVGTDKIIEHVASDRLQGLRPFQVEDAVCLDDKFGRIENVEQLITMQSKCGSIVEVLTSINHELEDYWLAKRNRVGFDMYYPGQEVICVPANLDQPHWLRRSRCIKRGAQSRQRFTIQAVEDVVVEVAWCGDTTHFAEVVADDVKRLKVLERPSDTCLELNERKLLKLGVSDVLLTKKQWSRKMAQMCRAETGNGGGVKVRHVVGGCNNKTRIPKMRAPVSPYSPPPSETQSEEFAADEDWWTEEGELSDEEDCISTSSPISGTTKHNRRHYPPKPRELVPGNTLAVEVVYVESKVTVVWQDGTVEKDVPSTQLYYSISLDDHEFFPGEWVVHDHKKLEEDKPEMYGVIQSVDYLERTTTVKWFEYSKEMNQPMDVSITEMSVYDLKKHPKFAFRPGSIVKAKPTQPDKMGKVIDSCVEGYVKVMWLDHTLEDCWPQNIELIPDSDELDFSDSSDDEDGTSSFGRVHIDSWETESVESYAGDAGEETALQNMAARLDFVRSRILFLREAFRQHTIADNFSFLKDLLLIYDNSSYLDKLLGTSFFSLKSKHFQTLLMQAKEKARNLGVELRGRLFNTETGQVPSLPRSTAKIAEKENINKLIKLEHRMNAEIEKKDDSTNKDKDNNTSTVTTPSAESNFEITQENLCIELLSMLKIRMDLAYAEIISRIGGVQALSVMTKASTNITTPPMSSTPWPTSMPSTPEDTQLPNPLKMTLPPTPPGSAKEQSSMADAHAEGYRMLDDPSPLHHYCASKFEAQDLKSLMKAINKELKLLQESLPPGVWVRSYSSRLDLLSVMIRGPAKTPYEDGLFLFDIQLSQNYPRSPPLVHYISYSSERLNPNLYVEGKVCVSLLGTWMGRGTEVWGPNSTLLQLIVSIQGLILVAEPYYNEAGYEKQTDTQQGYENSRTYNELVVLKLVQSMTEMLQSPLDIFKEEILMHFSEHGKLLCNRLERFCSDTDPSKPDYPLLPVSKGLKLSLNAAISNFKDVLKKVLAQAEK, encoded by the exons ATGAGCGGTGCGGGTGAAAAGACCGCGGTCAAAGAGTTCTATGCGAACGACATCGTTTACAAATTGAACAAACGAAAACGCGTCACATTCGGTGTCGTTCAAGATTCGTATGAGGGTTCGTCGGATGTAGACGACTTCAATGCACTGCAAAAGGGCCAGATCAGGGTGGTGTGGAGCACCAGTTGCCGGGAACAGGTCTGGAATCAGAATAAGGTTCGGTTGATGAACAGGAGCATTATTCCGGGCGATATTGTCAGGCGCTTGGTGAAGGGAAAAGAAACACAAAGAGGATATTGCAAAGAAACTAAGCAATTGGCTACTTTACAAATTGTGGGAACTGATAAAATAATCGAACATGTTGCCAGTGATAGGTTGCAGGGGTTGAGACCCTTTCAAGTTGAGGATGCTGTCTGTCTCGATGATAAATTTGGCAGGATTGAG AATGTGGAACAGTTGATTACAATGCAATCAAAATGTGGATCCATAGTGGAAGTTTTAACAAGTATCAATCACGAGTTGGAGGATTACTGGCTGGCAAAGAGGAACCGAGTTGGATTTGACATGTATTATCCAGGGCAAGAAGTG ATATGCGTGCCTGCCAATTTGGACCAGCCACACTGGTTGCGTCGATCTCGATGCATCAAGCGCGGTGCTCAGTCAAGACAACGTTTCACCATCCAGGCAGTTGAAGATGTGGTCGTTGAAGTAGCTTGGTGCGGCGATACCACTCATTTTGCTGAAGTGGTCGCCGACGACGTTAAACGTTTGAAAGTTTTGGAACGGCCGAGTGACACTTGTCTCGAATTGAATGAGCGGAAATTATTGAAGCTGGGCGTCAGCGATGTGCTACTGACTAAGAAGCAATGGAGCAGGAAGATGGCTCAGATGTGCAGAGCGGAGACGGGCAATGGGGGTGGAGTCAAAGTTAGACATGTGGTTGGCGGATGCAACAACAAAAC TAGGATACCAAAGATGCGCGCCCCTGTTTCGCCATACTCGCCGCCACCATCAGAAACACAGTCGGAGGAGTTTGCAGCCGATGAAGATTGGTGGACAGAGGAAGGCGAACTGTCCGACGAAGAGGATTGTATAAGTACGTCGTCGCCGATTAGCGGTACAACCAAACACAATCGCCGTCATTATCCGCCGAAACCGAGAGAACTCGTGCCAGGCAACACTTTGGCGGTTGAAGTGGTATATGTAGAGTCGAAGGTTACGGTAGTATGGCAGGATGGCACCGTCGAAAAAGATGTTCCTTCCACGCAGCTCTACTACTCCATTTCATTGGACGATCACGAATTCTTTCCTGGAGAGTGGGTCGTTCACGATCACAAAAAATTGGAAGAAGACAAGCCCGAGATGTATGGCGTTATACAGTCTGTTGATTATTTGGAGAGGACGACGACGGTCAAATGGTTTGAATACTCCAAGGAAATGAATCAGCCTATGGATGTTTCCATCACTGAAATGTCCGTTTACGATTTAAAGAAACATCCAAAGTTCGCTTTCAGACCCGGAAGTATCGTTAAGGCAAAACCAACACAACCGGATAAAATGGGAAAAGTCATTGACAGTTGTGTAGAA gggTACGTAAAAGTAATGTGGCTCGATCACACCTTGGAGGACTGTTGGCCGCAAAATATAGAACTGATTCCCGATTCCGACGAATTGGATTTTTCCGATTCATCAGACGACGAAGACGGCACATCCAGCTTCGGACGCGTCCACATCGACTCGTGGGAGACCGAAAGCGTGGAATCGTATGCAGGGGACGCCGGTGAAGAAACTGCCCTTCAAAACATGGCTGCACGACTGGATTTCGTCAGGAGTCGCATATTATTTCTCAGGGAGGCTTTTCGGCAACACACCATTGCAGATAATTTTTCG tttttgaaGGATCTTTTACTCATTTACGACAACTCCAGTTATTTGGACAAACTACTGGGCACATCCTTCTTTAGTCTAAAGAGCAAACATTTCCAGACACTTTTGATGCAGGCGAAGGAGAAGGCACGAAACTTGGGAGTAGAGTTGCGGGGTCGTTTGTTTAACACCGAAACTGGTCAAGTTCCTTCGCTGCCGAGAAGCACGGCTAAAATAGCCGAAAAGGAAAACATTAATAAGCTGATAAAACTGGAGCACAGGATGAACGCCGAAATCGAAAAGAAAGACGATTCGACTAATAAAGACAAAGATAATAATACGAGTACTGTTACAACGCCGTCCGCGGAAAGTAATTTCGAAATAACACAGGAGAATCTCTGCATAGAATTGCTATCCATGCTCAAAATACGTATGGATTTGGCATACGCGGAGATAATTAGTAGGATTGGCGGTGTTCAAGCGTTGAGTGTAATGACGAAAGCATCAACTAACATTACGACACCGCCGATGAGCAGCACTCCCTGGCCGACAAGTATGCCCTCAACCCCTGAAGACACACAATTGCCTAATCCGTTGAAGATGACTCTGCCACCGACTCCGCCCGGGTCGGCGAAAGAACAATCATCTATGGCGGACGCACACGCTGAAGGCTACAGAATGCTGGACGACCCGTCACCCCTCCATCATTATTGCGCAAGCAAGTTTGAGGCGCAAGATCTGAAATCACTGATGAAAGCTATCAATAAGGAGCTGAAGTTGCTGCAGGAATCGCTCCCACCGGGAGTTTGGGTGAGATCATATAGCAGCCGGTTGGATCTTTTGTCGGTAATGATTCGTGGACCGGCCAAAACGCCCTACGAGGACGGCCTCTTTTTGTTCGACATCCAACTGAGCCAGAACTATCCAAGGTCGCCGCCGTTGGTTCATTACATAAGCTACAGTTCGGAGAGACTCAATCCTAATTTGTATGTTGAGGGGAAGGTTTGTGTCTCGTTGTTGGGCACGTGGATGGGTCGAGGCACTGAAGTTTGGGGACCGAACAGCACTTTGCTCCAGCTGATCGTGTCGATTCAGGGTCTGATTTTGGTGGCGGAGCCCTATTACAACGAGGCGGGTTACGAGAAGCAAACGGACACGCAGCAGGGCTACGAAAACTCCCGCACTTATAACGAATTGGTCGTGCTCAAATTGGTGCAGTCAATGACCGAAATGCTCCAGTCACCGCTCGATATCTTCAAGGAAGAAATTTTGATGCATTTCTCAGAGCACGGGAAGCTGTTGTGCAATCGGTTGGAGCGGTTCTGCAGCGACACTGATCCGTCCAAGCCGGATTATCCTTTGTTGCCGGTCAGTAAAGGATTGAAGTTATCTCTTAACGCTGCGATAAGTAATTTCAAGGATGTGCTCAAAAAGGTGCTTGCGCAGGCCGAAAAATAA
- the LOC109596965 gene encoding (E3-independent) E2 ubiquitin-conjugating enzyme UBE2O isoform X1 codes for MSGAGEKTAVKEFYANDIVYKLNKRKRVTFGVVQDSYEGSSDVDDFNALQKGQIRVVWSTSCREQVWNQNKVRLMNRSIIPGDIVRRLVKGKETQRGYCKETKQLATLQIVGTDKIIEHVASDRLQGLRPFQVEDAVCLDDKFGRIENVEQLITMQSKCGSIVEVLTSINHELEDYWLAKRNRVGFDMYYPGQEVICVPANLDQPHWLRRSRCIKRGAQSRQRFTIQAVEDVVVEVAWCGDTTHFAEVVADDVKRLKVLERPSDTCLELNERKLLKLGVSDVLLTKKQWSRKMAQMCRAETGNGGGVKVRHVVGGCNNKTSVSRIPKMRAPVSPYSPPPSETQSEEFAADEDWWTEEGELSDEEDCISTSSPISGTTKHNRRHYPPKPRELVPGNTLAVEVVYVESKVTVVWQDGTVEKDVPSTQLYYSISLDDHEFFPGEWVVHDHKKLEEDKPEMYGVIQSVDYLERTTTVKWFEYSKEMNQPMDVSITEMSVYDLKKHPKFAFRPGSIVKAKPTQPDKMGKVIDSCVEGYVKVMWLDHTLEDCWPQNIELIPDSDELDFSDSSDDEDGTSSFGRVHIDSWETESVESYAGDAGEETALQNMAARLDFVRSRILFLREAFRQHTIADNFSFLKDLLLIYDNSSYLDKLLGTSFFSLKSKHFQTLLMQAKEKARNLGVELRGRLFNTETGQVPSLPRSTAKIAEKENINKLIKLEHRMNAEIEKKDDSTNKDKDNNTSTVTTPSAESNFEITQENLCIELLSMLKIRMDLAYAEIISRIGGVQALSVMTKASTNITTPPMSSTPWPTSMPSTPEDTQLPNPLKMTLPPTPPGSAKEQSSMADAHAEGYRMLDDPSPLHHYCASKFEAQDLKSLMKAINKELKLLQESLPPGVWVRSYSSRLDLLSVMIRGPAKTPYEDGLFLFDIQLSQNYPRSPPLVHYISYSSERLNPNLYVEGKVCVSLLGTWMGRGTEVWGPNSTLLQLIVSIQGLILVAEPYYNEAGYEKQTDTQQGYENSRTYNELVVLKLVQSMTEMLQSPLDIFKEEILMHFSEHGKLLCNRLERFCSDTDPSKPDYPLLPVSKGLKLSLNAAISNFKDVLKKVLAQAEK; via the exons ATGAGCGGTGCGGGTGAAAAGACCGCGGTCAAAGAGTTCTATGCGAACGACATCGTTTACAAATTGAACAAACGAAAACGCGTCACATTCGGTGTCGTTCAAGATTCGTATGAGGGTTCGTCGGATGTAGACGACTTCAATGCACTGCAAAAGGGCCAGATCAGGGTGGTGTGGAGCACCAGTTGCCGGGAACAGGTCTGGAATCAGAATAAGGTTCGGTTGATGAACAGGAGCATTATTCCGGGCGATATTGTCAGGCGCTTGGTGAAGGGAAAAGAAACACAAAGAGGATATTGCAAAGAAACTAAGCAATTGGCTACTTTACAAATTGTGGGAACTGATAAAATAATCGAACATGTTGCCAGTGATAGGTTGCAGGGGTTGAGACCCTTTCAAGTTGAGGATGCTGTCTGTCTCGATGATAAATTTGGCAGGATTGAG AATGTGGAACAGTTGATTACAATGCAATCAAAATGTGGATCCATAGTGGAAGTTTTAACAAGTATCAATCACGAGTTGGAGGATTACTGGCTGGCAAAGAGGAACCGAGTTGGATTTGACATGTATTATCCAGGGCAAGAAGTG ATATGCGTGCCTGCCAATTTGGACCAGCCACACTGGTTGCGTCGATCTCGATGCATCAAGCGCGGTGCTCAGTCAAGACAACGTTTCACCATCCAGGCAGTTGAAGATGTGGTCGTTGAAGTAGCTTGGTGCGGCGATACCACTCATTTTGCTGAAGTGGTCGCCGACGACGTTAAACGTTTGAAAGTTTTGGAACGGCCGAGTGACACTTGTCTCGAATTGAATGAGCGGAAATTATTGAAGCTGGGCGTCAGCGATGTGCTACTGACTAAGAAGCAATGGAGCAGGAAGATGGCTCAGATGTGCAGAGCGGAGACGGGCAATGGGGGTGGAGTCAAAGTTAGACATGTGGTTGGCGGATGCAACAACAAAAC GTCGGTTAGTAGGATACCAAAGATGCGCGCCCCTGTTTCGCCATACTCGCCGCCACCATCAGAAACACAGTCGGAGGAGTTTGCAGCCGATGAAGATTGGTGGACAGAGGAAGGCGAACTGTCCGACGAAGAGGATTGTATAAGTACGTCGTCGCCGATTAGCGGTACAACCAAACACAATCGCCGTCATTATCCGCCGAAACCGAGAGAACTCGTGCCAGGCAACACTTTGGCGGTTGAAGTGGTATATGTAGAGTCGAAGGTTACGGTAGTATGGCAGGATGGCACCGTCGAAAAAGATGTTCCTTCCACGCAGCTCTACTACTCCATTTCATTGGACGATCACGAATTCTTTCCTGGAGAGTGGGTCGTTCACGATCACAAAAAATTGGAAGAAGACAAGCCCGAGATGTATGGCGTTATACAGTCTGTTGATTATTTGGAGAGGACGACGACGGTCAAATGGTTTGAATACTCCAAGGAAATGAATCAGCCTATGGATGTTTCCATCACTGAAATGTCCGTTTACGATTTAAAGAAACATCCAAAGTTCGCTTTCAGACCCGGAAGTATCGTTAAGGCAAAACCAACACAACCGGATAAAATGGGAAAAGTCATTGACAGTTGTGTAGAA gggTACGTAAAAGTAATGTGGCTCGATCACACCTTGGAGGACTGTTGGCCGCAAAATATAGAACTGATTCCCGATTCCGACGAATTGGATTTTTCCGATTCATCAGACGACGAAGACGGCACATCCAGCTTCGGACGCGTCCACATCGACTCGTGGGAGACCGAAAGCGTGGAATCGTATGCAGGGGACGCCGGTGAAGAAACTGCCCTTCAAAACATGGCTGCACGACTGGATTTCGTCAGGAGTCGCATATTATTTCTCAGGGAGGCTTTTCGGCAACACACCATTGCAGATAATTTTTCG tttttgaaGGATCTTTTACTCATTTACGACAACTCCAGTTATTTGGACAAACTACTGGGCACATCCTTCTTTAGTCTAAAGAGCAAACATTTCCAGACACTTTTGATGCAGGCGAAGGAGAAGGCACGAAACTTGGGAGTAGAGTTGCGGGGTCGTTTGTTTAACACCGAAACTGGTCAAGTTCCTTCGCTGCCGAGAAGCACGGCTAAAATAGCCGAAAAGGAAAACATTAATAAGCTGATAAAACTGGAGCACAGGATGAACGCCGAAATCGAAAAGAAAGACGATTCGACTAATAAAGACAAAGATAATAATACGAGTACTGTTACAACGCCGTCCGCGGAAAGTAATTTCGAAATAACACAGGAGAATCTCTGCATAGAATTGCTATCCATGCTCAAAATACGTATGGATTTGGCATACGCGGAGATAATTAGTAGGATTGGCGGTGTTCAAGCGTTGAGTGTAATGACGAAAGCATCAACTAACATTACGACACCGCCGATGAGCAGCACTCCCTGGCCGACAAGTATGCCCTCAACCCCTGAAGACACACAATTGCCTAATCCGTTGAAGATGACTCTGCCACCGACTCCGCCCGGGTCGGCGAAAGAACAATCATCTATGGCGGACGCACACGCTGAAGGCTACAGAATGCTGGACGACCCGTCACCCCTCCATCATTATTGCGCAAGCAAGTTTGAGGCGCAAGATCTGAAATCACTGATGAAAGCTATCAATAAGGAGCTGAAGTTGCTGCAGGAATCGCTCCCACCGGGAGTTTGGGTGAGATCATATAGCAGCCGGTTGGATCTTTTGTCGGTAATGATTCGTGGACCGGCCAAAACGCCCTACGAGGACGGCCTCTTTTTGTTCGACATCCAACTGAGCCAGAACTATCCAAGGTCGCCGCCGTTGGTTCATTACATAAGCTACAGTTCGGAGAGACTCAATCCTAATTTGTATGTTGAGGGGAAGGTTTGTGTCTCGTTGTTGGGCACGTGGATGGGTCGAGGCACTGAAGTTTGGGGACCGAACAGCACTTTGCTCCAGCTGATCGTGTCGATTCAGGGTCTGATTTTGGTGGCGGAGCCCTATTACAACGAGGCGGGTTACGAGAAGCAAACGGACACGCAGCAGGGCTACGAAAACTCCCGCACTTATAACGAATTGGTCGTGCTCAAATTGGTGCAGTCAATGACCGAAATGCTCCAGTCACCGCTCGATATCTTCAAGGAAGAAATTTTGATGCATTTCTCAGAGCACGGGAAGCTGTTGTGCAATCGGTTGGAGCGGTTCTGCAGCGACACTGATCCGTCCAAGCCGGATTATCCTTTGTTGCCGGTCAGTAAAGGATTGAAGTTATCTCTTAACGCTGCGATAAGTAATTTCAAGGATGTGCTCAAAAAGGTGCTTGCGCAGGCCGAAAAATAA